The following proteins come from a genomic window of Amaranthus tricolor cultivar Red isolate AtriRed21 chromosome 14, ASM2621246v1, whole genome shotgun sequence:
- the LOC130799892 gene encoding myb-related protein 306-like, translating into MGRPPCCDKIGVKKGPWTPEEDIILVSYIQEHGPGNWRAVPTNTGLRRCSKSCRLRWTNYLRPGIKRGNFTEKEEKMIIHLQALLGNRWAAIASYLPQRTDNDIKNYWNTHLKKKLKKLEEGQDGQNTSSQEGFSSNSTSSTSSSHNSNKGQWERRLQTDINMAKQALCEALSIEKPDLVPGPSPGPSLNPNPALYASSAENIARLLENWMTRKPNSNGSFSSTLQSTQNNNSSNKKWNCSDNNEFKSLLSFNSNSNSNSNSNSSITTTDASLQSASMAAAEAEEQKLPLSLLEKWLFEDGVINQDQVNMMDMSLDAENADDLF; encoded by the exons atgGGAAGGCCACCATGTTGTGATAAAATAGGGGTGAAGAAAGGTCCTTGGACTCCTGAAGAAGATATAATTTTAGTCTCTTATATTCAAGAACATGGTCCTGGTAATTGGAGAGCTGTTCCTACTAatactg gATTACGTAGATGCAGTAAGAGTTGCAGGCTTAGATGGACTAATTATCTTCGTCCTGGTATTAAGAGAGGCAATTTTACTGAGAAAGAGGAAAAAATGATTATCCACCTTCAAGCTCTTTTGGGCAATag GTGGGCTGCCATAGCATCATATCTCCCACAAAGAACAGACAATGATATAAAGAATTACTGGAATACCCATCTCAAAAAGAAGCTAAAGAAGCTTGAAGAAGGGCAAGATGGTCAAAACACATCTTCCCAAGAAGGGTTTTCTTCAAACTCAACTTCTTCAACCTCTTCTTCTCATAACTCCAATAAAGGACAATGGGAAAGAAGGCTTCAAACTGATATCAATATGGCCAAACAAGCCCTTTGTGAAGCCTTATCAATTGAAAAACCAGATCTTGTACCGGGCCCTAGTCCGGGCCCAAGCCTGAACCCAAACCCGGCCCTATATGCATCAAGTGCAGAAAACATAGCCCGATTGCTAGAAAACTGGATGACCCGAAAGCCCAATTCAAATGGGTCATTTTCTTCAACCCTACAATCAactcaaaataataatagtagtaataagaAATGGAATTGTTCAGATAATAATGAATTTAAGTCACTATTAAGCTTCAACTCGAATTCGAACTCGAACTCGAACTCAAACTCGTCTATAACCACCACCGACGCCTCGCTGCAGTCAGCGTCGATGGCGGCTGCTGAGGCGGAGGAGCAGAAATTGCCATTGTCTCTCTTAGAGAAATGGTTGTTTGAAGATGGTGTTATTAATCAAGATCAAGTAAACATGATGGATATGTCTTTGGATGCTGAAAATGCTGATGATCTCTTTTAG